The segment TGACCTTCCGCACGCCCTCCGAGGCGATCGAGAAGGCCAACAACACGCCGTTCGGCCTCTCGGCCGGCGTGTGGACCGACAAGGGCTCGCGCATCCTGTCCATGGCCAACCGCCTCCGGGCGGGCGTGGTCTGGGCCAACACGTTCAACAAGTTCGACCCCACCTCGCCGTTCGGCGGCTACAAGGAGTCCGGATACGGCCGCGAGGGCGGCCGCCACGGTCTCGAGGGCTACCTGAAGGGAGCGGACGCGTGAGCCGCATCGACGTACGCAAGACGTACAAGCTCTACATCGGGGGCCAGTTCCCGCGCTCGGAGTCGGGCCGCTCCTACGTCGTCAACGACGCCAAGGGCCGCCTGGTCGCCAACGCCGCCCAGGCCTCGCGCAAGGACGCCCGCGACGCGGTGGTCGCCGCCCGTGCCGCGTTCGGTGGCTGGTCCGGCAAGACCGCCTACAACCGCGCCCAGGTCGTCTACCGCGTCGCCGAGGTGCTCGAGGGTCGCCGCGAGCAGTTCGAGGCCGAGCTCCGCGCCTCGGAGGGCATCACGCCCGCCCGTGCGCGCACCTACGTGGACGCCTCGATCGACCGGCTCGTCTGGTACGCCGGCTGGGCCGACAAGATCACCCAGGTCGTCGGCAACGCCAACCCGGTCGCCGGCCCCTACTTCAACCTGTCGACCCCCGAGCCCAGCGGCGTCATCGCCGTCGTCGCCCCGCGCGGCCCCCTGCTCGGCCTCGTCAGCGTCGTCGCGCCGCTCATCATCACCGGCAACACCGTCGTCGTGATCGCCAGCCAGGACAACCCGCTGACCGCGATCACGCTCGGTGAGGTGATGGCGACCAGCGACCTCCCGGGTGGCGTGGTCAACGTGCTCACCGGCTCGCAGACCGAGATCGCCCCGTGGCTGGCCTCGCACATGGACGTCAACGGCATCGACCTCACCGGGGTCGAGGACGACGAGCTCGCGACCGAGCTCGAGGTGGCTGCCGCCGACAACCTCAAGCGCGTACGACGTCCCGCTCCCGACACCGACTGGCTCGCCGAGCCCGCGCTGGACCGGATGACGCAGTTCCTCGAGACCAAGACCGTCTGGCACCCGATCGGCGTCTGAGCCGACCGACGCACGACACGACGAAGGCCCCTGGAGATCCTCCGGGGCCTTCGTGCGTGATGGCGGAGTCGCAGCGTCACCGGGTGACCCCGAGACTCCGCCGTCATCGGCTCGGAATGAACTCCCACTGGTGCAGGTGGACATTCATCGAGTCCTGAGCGTGGACCACGCACAACAGGGATGGACGTCCACTCCTACGAGTGGACGTCCATCCCTGTTGTGCGTCGCGCGAGCCGGTCGATCAGCGGTTGAGCAGGGCCTGGGCCAGCACGCCGAGGATCTCGTTGGGGTCGGTCACGAGGTAGTTCTGGCCACCGGTGGCGGCGGCGATCTGCTCGAGCTCGCCGCTGTCGGCGTCCTGCGAGATGCCGATGACGATCACCTTGACCGGCTTGGCGGGGTCACGCAGCGACTTGAGCTGGTTGACGAGCGACTCCAGCGACAGGGAGCTCGAGTCGTCGCTGGCGCCGTCGGTCATGATCACCACGGAGTTGAACCACGCCGGGTCCCACATCTCCTGCGCGTGCTTGTAGGCCGCGAGGGTGGAGTCCATGACGCCGGTGCCGCCGCGCACGCGGCCGGGCAGGGCGTCGGCCTCGGAGCGGACCTCGTCCTCGTGCGTCTTGCCGTCGGCCGCCGGGGCGTCGAGCCGCTCGAGCGGGGAGTACTCGGCGTACGAGGCGCCGTTCTCGCCGCGGTTCTTGGAGAAGCCCCAGATGCCGATCCGGGCCTGCGCCGGGAAGGCGTCGAGCGCGACCTGGGACGCGGTCACCGCCAGCCCGATGCGGGTGGTGTCACCGATGGCCATCTTCATCGAGCCGGAGAGGTCGACGACCGCCAGGATGCTGGACGGCACCGACAGCACGCGCCACTGGCGCAGGGTGTCGTCGGTGGTCTTCTGGGCGACCTTGGCGAGCACCGGGGCGGTGCCGAGGCCGATGTCGTTGGGCAGCGCAGCGCCGTCGGGGCCGCGGAGCTCAGCGGCCGCGATGGCCTCCACGCCGGCGCCCGAGGCGAACCAGCGACCCAGGGCGCGGCCCACGCGGGCCGACAGGTCGCCACCGGAGGCAAGGATGTCCTTGGTGCCGCGGTTCACGTCGATCAGCGGGTACTGCAGCATCGGCGCGCCGGTCTTCGGAGCCACCAGGGTGAGCTGGTCGTTGCTGCGGCGGGCGGCGAGGTAGGCCTGCTCGGTCGCGGGCACCAGCTGGGTGCTGGAAGCGGTGATCGTGGAGAGGTCGGTCTCGGTGGCGCCGCCGGCCACGGCGCGCTCACCGAACGTCTGGGCGACCGGGACGGTCTTCTCCTCGATGGACAGCGCGGTCTCGCCCGTCTTCTTCATCTCGGCGTACGGCGCGAGCAGCGCGAGCGCAGAGGCACCCTCGGCGCTCGGGTCGGCCATCGCCAGGCTGCCGCCGTCGAGCACGGAGGACCAGGAGGTGGGGGCCTTGGCGGCCGGGCCGCCGATGAGACCGACCGGCGTCTGCGCGAGGACCTCCGCGATCGGCGTACCGGTCCAGCCGGCGCTGGTGAGCTGGCCCTTCCAGGTCGGGCTGTCCGGGATCCAGATCTCGGGGAGCTCGGCGTTGGGGTCGCTCAGCAGGGCGACGACGTCCTTCACGGTGCCTGCCGTGACCTGGATGTCGATGCAGGGCTCGTCCTCGTTGACGTCCTTGACCGCCTGGTTGACGAGGTCCTCCATGACCGGGGCGGTGGTCAGCGTGACCACCTCGGAGATGCAGTCGGCACCCTCGGGTTCGCCGCTGGCACCGCGCACCGTGAAGAAGCCGACCAGGCCCACGACCAGTGCGAGCGCGAGTCCGCCCAGCACGTAGGTCTTGGAGGAGCGGCCGGCGCCGCCAGAACCGTCCGCGGTCGCGGGCGCGGTCTCGGGCGCAGTCGAGTCGTCGAGACTCATGGAGGTCCTCCCACAGAGGTGTCGTTCGAAGGTCTGGGCGAGACTAATGTCCAGCCTTTACCGTCCGTGGCCGAACGACGAAATGAGTTCGCAACAAATGAGTACTGCCCAGGTGGTCGTCCTGGCCGGACCCAGCGGCGCCGGAAAGTCCCGGCTCGCGGAGCGCCTCGGACTCCCCGTCCTGCGCCTCGACGACTTCTACAAGGACGGCGACGACCCCTCGCTCCCCCGCATCACCACCGGCGCCAACGCCGGGCTCGTCGACTGGGACCACCCCGACTCGTGGCACGAGGCCGACGCCCTCACCGCGCTGCGCGAGCTGTGCGCCACCGGGCGCAGCGAGGTGCCGATCTACGAGATCGCGCAGAACGGACGCTGCGGCTCACGCACGGTCGACCTCGGCGGCAGCAGCCGGTTCGTCGCGGAGGGCATCTTCGCGCCTGAGGTGGTGGCCGCGTGCCGGGAGGCGGGCATCCTCGCCGCGGCCTACTGCATCACCCAGCACCCGCTCGTCACGTTCTGGCGGCGCCTCACCCGCGACCTGCGCGAGCACCGCAAGCCGCCGTTGGTGCTCGTACGCCGCGGACTGGCGCTGATGCGCGACCAGCAGCGGGTCGTCGCGCACGCGGTGCGCCAGG is part of the Nocardioides cavernae genome and harbors:
- a CDS encoding aldehyde dehydrogenase family protein, encoding MSRIDVRKTYKLYIGGQFPRSESGRSYVVNDAKGRLVANAAQASRKDARDAVVAARAAFGGWSGKTAYNRAQVVYRVAEVLEGRREQFEAELRASEGITPARARTYVDASIDRLVWYAGWADKITQVVGNANPVAGPYFNLSTPEPSGVIAVVAPRGPLLGLVSVVAPLIITGNTVVVIASQDNPLTAITLGEVMATSDLPGGVVNVLTGSQTEIAPWLASHMDVNGIDLTGVEDDELATELEVAAADNLKRVRRPAPDTDWLAEPALDRMTQFLETKTVWHPIGV
- a CDS encoding substrate-binding domain-containing protein, whose protein sequence is MSLDDSTAPETAPATADGSGGAGRSSKTYVLGGLALALVVGLVGFFTVRGASGEPEGADCISEVVTLTTAPVMEDLVNQAVKDVNEDEPCIDIQVTAGTVKDVVALLSDPNAELPEIWIPDSPTWKGQLTSAGWTGTPIAEVLAQTPVGLIGGPAAKAPTSWSSVLDGGSLAMADPSAEGASALALLAPYAEMKKTGETALSIEEKTVPVAQTFGERAVAGGATETDLSTITASSTQLVPATEQAYLAARRSNDQLTLVAPKTGAPMLQYPLIDVNRGTKDILASGGDLSARVGRALGRWFASGAGVEAIAAAELRGPDGAALPNDIGLGTAPVLAKVAQKTTDDTLRQWRVLSVPSSILAVVDLSGSMKMAIGDTTRIGLAVTASQVALDAFPAQARIGIWGFSKNRGENGASYAEYSPLERLDAPAADGKTHEDEVRSEADALPGRVRGGTGVMDSTLAAYKHAQEMWDPAWFNSVVIMTDGASDDSSSLSLESLVNQLKSLRDPAKPVKVIVIGISQDADSGELEQIAAATGGQNYLVTDPNEILGVLAQALLNR
- a CDS encoding ATP-binding protein; translated protein: MSTAQVVVLAGPSGAGKSRLAERLGLPVLRLDDFYKDGDDPSLPRITTGANAGLVDWDHPDSWHEADALTALRELCATGRSEVPIYEIAQNGRCGSRTVDLGGSSRFVAEGIFAPEVVAACREAGILAAAYCITQHPLVTFWRRLTRDLREHRKPPLVLVRRGLALMRDQQRVVAHAVRQGCRRATGDQAYAELTTDSSAANR